A window of the Equus przewalskii isolate Varuska chromosome 10, EquPr2, whole genome shotgun sequence genome harbors these coding sequences:
- the LOC103550372 gene encoding uncharacterized protein C17orf113 isoform X1 — protein sequence MVPISLAGCPLLPPCQLPLSRKVPLCVREAEGHEHLGGGWGCPAPRAGMVPPGKKPAGEASNSNKKCKRYFNEHWKEEFPWLDFDYERKLMFCLECRQALVRNKHGKAENAFTVGTDNFQRHALLRHVTSGAHRQALAVNRGQPTFEGQAEGGGAYPGLASTPTSRGVKVEVDPAKVAVLTTVYCMAKEDVPDDRCSALLELQRFNLCQALLGTEHGDYYSPRRVRDMQVAIASVLHTEACQRLKASSYVGLVLDETRDWPESHSLALFATSVSPCDGQPATTFLGSVELQEGEATAGQLLDILQAFGVSAPKLAWLSSSLPSDLLGSVGRQLRAACPLLTELHCLPGRTDPKPPAYLGEYESVLDALFRLHGGPSSHMVPELRAALDLAAVDLAGPRPVPWASLLPVVEAVAEAWPCLVRALEASAPASPTARALALALRQFTFVAFTHLLLDALPSLQKLALVLQPEEPDLALLQPLVMAAAAALQAQRSSGGARLQGFLQELAPSGPDLGGGRCTYRGVELIGYSEAAVRDLERLRGAFLDSMRRGLRDSYPGPSLDVVAAFAAIFDPRRYPQAQAELGAHGEVALRVLLRAFAPAVVRQRALGDFALFKRVVGSLGRLGPRALCARLACAHSELHELFPDFAALAALALALPVGAGLLDKVGRSRELRGWGQGEAGEGRGDPAVKIAMDGPPLHEFDFALAAEFLESGWGEGLLGSQLTRGRPPPLGPASLGPWALSGPS from the exons ATGGTCCCCATTAGCCTGGCGGgctgccccctcctgcctccctgccaaCTCCCCTTGTCAAGGAAGGTGCCTCTGTGTGTGAGGGAGGCTGAGGGGCACGAGCAtttgggtgggggttgggggtgccCTGCCCCTCGAGCAGGAATGGTGCCCCCAGGGAAGAAACCAGCTGGAGAGGCTTCCAACTCCAACAAGAAGTGCAAGCGTTACTTTAACGAGCACTGGAAAGAGGAGTTTCCCTGGCTGGACTTTGACTACGAGCGGAAGCTGATGTTTTGCCTCGAGTGCCGCCAGGCCCTGGTGCGGAACAAGCACGGCAAAGCTGAGAACGCCTTCACCGTGGGCACCGACAACTTCCAGCGCCATGCCCTGCTGCGCCATGTGACCTCGGGGGCCCACCGCCAGGCTCTGGCCGTCAACCGGGGCCAGCCCACTTTTGAGGgccaggctgagggaggaggggcctaCCCAGGCCTGGCAagcacccccacctccaggggcGTCAAGGTGGAGGTGGACCCGGCCAAAGTGGCTGTGCTGACCACGGTGTACTGCATGGCCAAGGAGGACGTGCCTGACGACCGCTGCTCTGCCCTGCTCGAGCTGCAGAGGTTCaacctgtgccaggcactgctgggcACGGAGCATGGCGATTACTACAGCCCCAGGAGGGTGAGGGACATGCAG GTGGCCATTGCCAGTGTCTTGCACACAGAGGCCTGCCAGCGCCTGAAGGCATCCTCCTATGTGGGGCTGGTGTTGGACGAGACCAGGGACTGGCCTGAGTCCCACAGTCTGGCCTTGTTTGCCACTTCGGTGTCCCCCTGCGATGGCCAGCCTGCCACCACCTTCCTGGGCAGTGTGGAGCTACAGGAGGGCGAGGCCACCGCTGGCCAACTCCTAGACATCCTGCAGGCTTTTGGCGTGTCTGCACCCAAGTTGGCCTGGCTCAGCTCCAGCCTCCCCAGTGACCTCCTGGGGAGTGTGGGCCGGCAGCTCCGGGCTGCCTGCCCACTGCTCACTGAGCTACACTGCCTCCCTGGCCGGACAGATCCCAAGCCCCCTGCCTACCTCGGTGAATATGAAAGTGTCCTGGATGCCCTATTCCGCCTCCACGGTGGCCCCAGTTCCCACATGGTCCCTGAGCTCCGGGCGGCACTGGACCTTGCAGCAGTTGACTTGGCAGGACCACGGCCAGTGCCCTGGGCCTCCCTGCTGCCTGTCGTGGAAGCCGTGGCTGAGGCTTGGCCTTGCCTGGTGCGCGCCCTGGAGGCCTCTGCTCCCGCCTCGCCTACAGCTAGGGCATTGGCCCTGGCCCTGCGCCAGTTCACCTTCGTGGCCTTTACCCACCTGCTGCTGGACGCTCTGCCCTCCCTGCAGAAGCTCGCCCTTGTCCTGCAGCCAGAGGAGCCGGACTTGGCCTTGCTGCAGCCCCTGGTGATGGCGGCTGCAGCCGCGCTCCAAGCGCAGCGCAGCTCGGGTGGGGCGCGCCTCCAAGGCTTCCTGCAGGAACTGGCGCCCTCTGGCCCCGACTTGGGCGGTGGGCGCTGCACCTACCGAGGCGTGGAGCTTATCGGCTACTCCGAGGCTGCGGTCCGGGACTTGGAGCGGCTGCGCGGGGCCTTCCTGGACTCCATGCGGAGGGGGCTGCGGGACTCGTACCCCGGGCCCTCGCTGGACGTCGTGGCCGCCTTCGCGGCGATCTTCGACCCGCGCCGCTACCCGCAGGCGCAGGCGGAGCTGGGCGCGCACGGCGAGGTGGCGCTGCGGGTGCTACTGCGCGCCTTCGCCCCGGCCGTGGTGCGCCAGCGGGCGCTGGGCGACTTCGCGCTCTTCAAGCGCGTGGTGGGCAGCCTCGGGCGGCTCGGCCCGCGGGCGCTGTGCGCCAGGCTGGCGTGCGCGCACTCCGAGCTGCATGAGCTCTTCCCCGACTTCGCCGCCCTCGCCGCCCTAGCCCTGGCGCTGCCCGTGGGCGCCGGCCTCCTGGACAAGGTCGGCCGCAGCCGGGAGctgcgggggtgggggcagggcgagGCCGGGGAAGGCCGGGGCGACCCCGCGGTCAAGATCGCCATGGATGGGCCCCCGCTGCACGAATTTGACTTTGCGCTGGCCGCCGAGTTCTTAGagagtgggtggggggaggggctccTGGGGTCGCAGCTCACAAGAGGGCGGCCTCCTCCTCTCGGTCCAgccagcctggggccctgggcacTCTCAGGGCCAAGCTGA